One region of Choristoneura fumiferana chromosome 3, NRCan_CFum_1, whole genome shotgun sequence genomic DNA includes:
- the LOC141426315 gene encoding uncharacterized protein, which translates to MASLTRSLLALAVVALLQVACAQPGSDQSGESGELGKTCTVFNFGRRSYRPNMRYDLDPVHLNKQINEVKIHDPNRIPQRPGSTLIGEDITVCSEPGVHPHVIRSTPLSFDFFRITARHAKDPIDIVMYVTRYIEVNPVPQWQ; encoded by the exons ATGGCTTCGCTCACTCGCTCGCTTCTCGCGCTCGCCGTAGTCGCGCTACTGCAAGTCGCCTGCGCACAACCGGGATCGGATCAATCCGGGGAATCGGGGGAACTCGGGAAAACATGCACTGTGTTTAATTTCG GAAGACGTTCATATAGACCCAATATGCGTTACGACTTGGACCCTGTACACttgaataaacaaataaatgaagtTAAAATCCATGATCCTAAT AGAATTCCACAAAGGCCTGGCTCTACTCTGATCGGTGAAGATATCACCGTATGCAGTGAGCCAGGTGTTCATCCACACGTGATCCGGAGCACGCCGTTGTCCTTCGACTTCTTCAGGATAACAGCAAGACACGCTAAAGATCCAATAGACATCGTCATGTATGTGACGCGGTACATTGAGGTTAACCCCGTCCCTCAATGGCAATGA